In Daphnia magna isolate NIES linkage group LG6, ASM2063170v1.1, whole genome shotgun sequence, the following are encoded in one genomic region:
- the LOC116925164 gene encoding C-reactive protein 1.4, with the protein MSKCTTRLLIILAICIAQNASLSPTKVVLTQRTRDDRRNIQLVEFFTSVPNLQDFTVCYWLKSVNTTTRQSTFSYAAPNDPVAIATWIEPTIFGLQIRMAISGKEVYSVPYNIAYHHWYHLCHSWEGSSGRWLLYVDGELIGQGFDDTGRPLLIPGGGTVVFGQQQNNFDFSPDRPGGFQSSAVVEGEMTLMFFDSRPLRHDIQSLGASGNLKGEILGTKLTSDIEGNVWEINPESVDCFNQPLGDIVAWGVTQIELTGGTIMAQAKPSCGDF; encoded by the exons ATGAGCAAATGTACCACGCGATTGCTGATTATTTTAGCGATTTGCATAGCACAAAACGCTTCGCTATCGCCTACGAAGGTAGTCCTTACTCAAAGAACTCGAGACGATCGGCGAAACATACAG CTTGTAGAATTCTTTACTTCTGTGCCTAATCTCCAAGATTTTACCGTGTGTTACTGGTTGAAATCAGTCAATACCACAACTCGCCAATCAACTTTCTCATACGCCG CTCCCAACGATCCAGTTGCAATCGCAACATGGATCGAGCCGACAATTTTCGGACTACAGATCCGCATGGCCATCAGCGGAAAGGAAGTATATTCGGTGCCATATAACATAGCTTATCACCACTGGTACCATTTGTGCCATTCCTGGGAAGGCTCATCCGGACGTTGGCTTCTCTATGTTGACGGCGAATTAATTGGACAAGGATTCGACGATACTGGACGCCCTCTGTTGATTCCAGGAGGCGGTACTGTTGTTTTTGGACAGCAACAGAATAATTTTGACTTCAGTCCAGATCGCCCTGGTGGATTCCAGTCGTCGGCGGTAGTCGAAGGAGAAATGACCCTCATGTTCTTTGACAGCCGACCGTTACGCCATGACATTCAAAGTCTTGGAGCTAGTGGGAACCTCAAAGGTGAGATCTTGGGTACAAAACTGACAAGCGACATCGAAGGCAATGTATGGGAAATAAATCCTGAGAGTGTCGACTGTTTTAACCAGCCCCTGGGAGATATTGTAGCCTGGGGCGTCACACAAATCGAACTAACGGGCGGTACTATCATGGCACAGGCCAAGCCGTCGTGTGGTGACTTCTAA
- the LOC116925155 gene encoding splicing factor 3B subunit 3 → MYLYNLTLQRATGIIQAVQGNFSGGKQQEIIIARGKVLEIVKPDPNTGKVHILLSQEVFGIIRSIISFRLTGGNKDYVVVGSDSGRIVILEYNAAKNVFEKVHQETYGKSGCRRIVPGQYLAIDPKGRAVMISAIEKQKLVYILNRDAQAHLTISSPLEAHKSNTLVYNIVGVDVGFENPVFACLEMDYEEADADPTGEAAQKTQQTLTFYELDLGLNHVVRKYSEPLEEHANFLITVPGGNDGPSGVLVCSENYITYKNLGEQHDIRCPIPRRRNDLDDPERGMIFVCSASHRTKAMFFFLVQTEQGDIFKITMDMDEEVVRELKIKYFDTVPVSSSMCVLKTGFLFVASEFGNHYLYQIAHLGDDDDEPEFSSNIPLEEGDTFFFAPRPLKNLVLVDEMESLSPVLACHIADLANEDTPQLYALCGRSARSSLRVLRHGLEVSEMAVSELPGNPNAVWTVRKRADDEFDAYIVVSFVNATLVLSIGETVEEVTDSGFLGTTPTLGCSSLGDNALLQVYPEGIRHIRADRRINEWKSPGKRAISRCAVNQRQVVISLAGGELVYFEMDPTGQLNEYTERKEMTAEVVCMALANVPSGEQRSRFLAVGLADNTVRVISLDPNDCLTPLSMQALPATPESLCIVEMGGHDKDAESTGTSGQLFLNIGLQNGVLLRTVLDPVTGDLADTRTRYLGSRPVKLFRVMTQNHEAVLAISSRTWLSYYFQNRFHLAPLSYDSLEFASGFASEQCPEGVVAIASNTLRILALEKLGAVFNQVSYPLEYTPRKFVVHDSGRMIIIETDHNAYTEETKLEKKQQIAQEMRDAADEEEQELAHQMADAFLNEELPESEFGAPKAGAGMWASIIRIMDPTSGNSLHVIRLPQNEAALSIGLARFMNQDPEDYFVLVGVAKDLKLNPKQCDGGFIYTYKLINDWSALELVHKTPVEDTPYAICAYQGRVLIGVGRLLRLYDMGKKKLLRKCENKHLPSCVVNIQALGQRVYVGDVQESIHFVRYKRMENQLIIFADDTHPRYVTTMCLLDYDTVAVADKFGNVSVLRLPPRTSDDVDEDPTGNKSFWDRGVLNGASNKTEVLCNIHIGETALSLQRATLIPGGSESLVYTTLSGSIGVLVPFTSREDHDFFQALEMHLRTENPPLCGRDHLAFRSFYFPVKNVIDGDLCEQFNSIDSSKQKAVADDLDRAPNEVSKKLEDIRTRYAF, encoded by the exons ATGTATCTGTACAATTTAACCCTGCAGCGTGCCACTGGCATCATCCAGGCGGTTCAGGGGAACTTCAGTGGTGGCAAGCAGCAGGAAATCATCATTGCCCGTGGGAAGGTGCTTGAAATAGTGAAACCAGACCCCAACACTGGTAAGGTGCACATACTTCTCAGTCAAGAGGTGTTTGGAATCATCAGATCGATCATTAGTTTCCGACTGACAGGGGGAAACAAGG ATTATGTTGTGGTTGGATCTGACTCTGGTCGAATTGTCATCCTGGAATATAATGCTGCTAAAAACGTGTTCGAGAAGGTCCACCAAGAGACGTACGGGAAGAGCGGTTGTCGTCGTATTGTTCCCGGACAGTATTTAGCTATCGATCCTAAAGGTCGTGCCGTTATGATCA GCGCCATTGAAAAGCAGAAGCTAGTTTACATTCTGAACCGAGATGCCCAAGCACATTTGACCATTTCTTCACCTCTTGAGGCTCACAAGTCCAACACACTTGTTTACAATATCGTAGGTGTCGATGTCGGGTTTGAGAATCCAGTATTCGCTTGTTTGGAAATGGATTATGAGGAAGCTGACGCAGACCCTACTGGAGAAGCGGCTCAGAAAACACAACAAACCCTGACGTTTTACGAACTCGATCTTGGGCTTAATCACGTCGTGAGGAAATACAG TGAGCCCTTAGAAGAACACGCAAATTTCTTGATCACCGTTCCGGGTGGTAATGATGGTCCTTCGGGTGTCCTGGTTTGTTCTGAGAACTACATTACCTACAAGAATTTGGGGGAGCAGCACGATATTCGTTGTCCAATCCCAAGGAGAAGG AATGACCTGGACGATCCTGAGCGGGGCATGATATTTGTCTGTTCAGCGTCGCATCGCACCAAGGCCATGTTCTTCTTCCTTGTCCAAACGGAACAGGGCGACATTTTCAAGATTACTATGGACATGGACGAGGAGGTTGTGAGGGAGTTGAAAATCAAGTACTTCGATACCGTTCCCGTTTCTTCCAGCATGTGCGTGTTGAAAACTGGATTTCTCTTCGTGGCCTCCGAGTTTGGCAACCA TTACCTTTATCAGATTGCCCATTTGGGGGACGACGACGATGAACCAGAGTTCAGCTCGAATATACCATTAGAAGAGGGTGATACGTTCTTTTTTGCTCCAAGACCGTTGAAGAACTTGGTTTTGGTGGATGAGATGGAGTCTTTGTCCCCTGTTTTGGCCTGCCACATTGCTGATCTTG CGAATGAAGATACGCCTCAGCTGTATGCACTGTGCGGTAGAAGTGCCCGTTCTTCTCTGCGTGTATTGCGTCATGGGTTGGAAGTGTCTGAGATGGCCGTCTCTGAACTTCCTGGTAACCCTAACGCAGTGTGGACTGTCAGAAAACGCGCCGACG ACGAGTTCGATGCTTACATTGTTGTCTCATTCGTGAATGCCACGCTGGTGTTGTCTATCGGTGAGACGGTCGAGGAAGTGACGGATTCTGGGTTTTTGGGAACTACCCCGACCCTTGGTTGTTCTTCTTTGGGGGATAATGCACTGCTTCAG GTCTATCCCGAAGGAATCCGGCACATTCGAGCAGACAGGAGGATCAATGAGTGGAAGTCTCCTGGCAAGCGAGCTATTTCCCGATGTGCTGTCAACCAACGCCAGGTTGTCATATCTTTGGCTGGTGGGGAGCTAGTTTACTTCGAGATGGATCCA ACCGGCCAATTGAATGAATATACGGAACGTAAGGAAATGACGGCGGAGGTCGTCTGTATGGCTTTGGCCAATGTCCCATCGGGCGAGCAGAGATCACGTTTCTTGGCTGTCGGTTTGGCAGACAACACTGTCCGTGTGATCTCATTGGATCCTAAT GATTGTCTTACGCCGCTGAGTATGCAAGCGTTGCCAGCTACCCCAGAATCTCTATGTATTGTGGAGATGGGTGGTCATGATAAGGATGCAGAGAGCACGGGGACTTCCGGTCAGCTTTTCCTTAATATCGGTCTGCAGAACGGTGTTTTGTTGAGGACTGTTTTGGATCCGGTGACGGGGGATTTAGCTGACACCAGAACACGGTACCTTGGCTCAAGACCAGTTAAACTCTTCCGCGTCATGACACAAAACCACGAGGCTGTTCTTGCTATTTCTTCACGTACCTGGTTGAGCTACTACTTTCAGAACAGGTTTCATCTTGCACCGTTGTCATATGATTCGTTGGAGTTTGCATCAGGCTTCGCATCTGAACAGTGTCCCGAAGGCGTGGTCGCCATTGCGTCAAACACTCTTCGGATTTTGGCATTGGAGAAGTTGGGTGCTGTCTTCAACCAAGTTTCATATCCACTAGAGTATACACCCAGAAAATTCGTTGTACATGACTCGGGGCGTATGATAATCATTGAGACGGATCATAATGCTTACACCGAAGAAACGAaacttgaaaagaaacagCAGATAGCCCAAGAAATGAGGGATGCTGCTGATGAGGAGGAACAAGAATTGGCTCATCAAATGGCTGatgcttttttaaatgaagaatTACCAGAGAGCGAATTTGGGGCTCCTAAAGCTGGCGCTGGAATGTGGGCATCTATCATCCGTATTATGGATCCTACTAGCGGCAACTCTCTACACGTCATTCGTTTGCCACAGAATGAGGCTGCATTGAGTATTGGGCTTGCGCGTTTTATGAACCAAGATCCAGAAGATTATTTTGTGCTGGTTGGTGTTGCCAAAGATCTTAAGTTGAATCCCAAACAATGTGACGGAGGTTTCATCTACACATACAA GTTAATCAACGATTGGTCGGCACTCGAATTAGTTCACAAAACACCGGTTGAAGATACTCCCTACGCTATATGCGCCTATCAGGGCCGAGTTCTAATCGGTGTCGGCCGGCTGTTGAGGCTTTACGACATGGGCAAAAAGAAGTTGCTGAGGAAGTGCGAGAATAAACATTTGCCCAGCTGCGTCGTTAACATCCAAGCTCTTGGTCAGCGGGTGTACGTGGGTGATGTCCAGGAGAGTATCCACTTCGTCCGCTATAAACGCATGGAAAATCAGCTGATCATCTTTGCCGATGATACACATCCGCGCTATGTCACGACCATGTGTCTGTTGGATTATGACACTGTTGCTGTGGCGGACAAATTCGGCAACGTTTCTGTG TTGCGGTTGCCACCACGGACTTCAGATGATGTCGATGAGGACCCTACGGGAAACAAATCTTTCTGGGATCGTGGTGTTCTTAACGGAGCGTCCAACAAGACCGAAGTATTATGTAATATCCATATAGGCGAGACCGCCCTATCTCTGCAGAGGGCGACACTCATTCCTGGCGGGTCAGAATCACTTGTCTACACGACGCTGTCTGGTTCTATAGGAGTTCTGGTTCCTTTCACATCAAGAGAGGATCATGATTTTTTCCAGGCCCTAGAAATGCACTTAAGGACTGAAAATCCACCATTGTGTGGACGCGATCATTTAGCGTTTAGATCCTTCTATTTCCCAGTCAAG AACGTAATCGACGGCGATCTCTGCGAACAGTTCAACTCGATCGATTCAAGTAAACAAAAGGCGGTAGCCGACGATCTCGACCGCGCTCCAAATGAAGTGTCTAAGAAACTAGAAGACATTCGTACACGATATGCTTTTTAA